Below is a genomic region from bacterium.
GGACTTAACCGGGTCAGAGGCATCAAAGGAACCCTCTTTTGCCGTGAGCTTATACCAGATACCATCGAGAAACATGCCGAATTTATGTAATGCTTTTGGTCTGTAGGCCTTTGCACCCATCTTTTCAATTTCAAAATTCTCGGTAACCTTTCCAATAAAATCCTCTTTACTCAGACCAACGAGGTCTTTAACCACGCGGTTATAATCGAGAATCTTCATTTGATTGTCCGGAAAGATCACAGAAAGGAAAAAGTTATATTCCTCTTCGCCTGTGTGATTTTGATTTTGCGCTTTGCGTTCTGCGCAAACACGGCTTGCGCTTGCACTACGATGATGGCCGTCCGCAACATAGATGTATTCGATTTTCTTAAATTCGTTTCGTATAGTAGTTTCAACTGAAGGATCATCGATAACCCAAAGTGTGTGGCGTATGCCATCCTCGGCAACGAAATCCACGGTCGCCTTTTTCTTGATGAATTCGGCGATAGTTCTATCTATTTCATCACAGTGCCTGTAGGTTAAGAATACAGGTCCGGACTGGGCATTCTGGGTCGATATGTGCTTTGTTCTATCGTCCTCTTTTTTCTTGCGGGTGAGCTCGTGTTTCTTGATAATGTCTTTATCGTATTCCTCGACACTAGCAAGGGCAACAAGGCCTACTTGAGTGTGGTCGCACATAATCTGGCGATATATGTAGTATCTCGGTTGGGAATCTTGGCACATATAGCCAGCATTGATGAGTCTCTTGAGGTTTATTGAACCTTGTTTATAAACCTCATCGGAATAAAGGTCTGTGTTTTCCGGTAGGTCTATCTCCGGTTTAACAACATGTAAATAGCTAAGGGGATTGTCCTTTGCGACGGCGCGAGCCTCCTCGCTAGATAGAACATCATAAGGCAAGCTGGCAATGTTTTGCGCATATTCTGGTTTGGGACGAAATCCTTTAAAAGGTCTGACATCTATCATCTTCTATCCTTTCTTTGAAAATGCAAAAGTCATAAGAAGCAAGATTACTTATTCCCTATCGAAATGTCCAGCGCTTTTTTTCCCTATTCGCAAGACCTCATTATTCGCGCATATCGGCGCGAAAAAAATTGCTATTTTATTCGCAATCAGAAAAATGGTTTCATTCGGCGATTAGTTTCACCGTCACGGGAAAGTGTAAAAAGAGACTATCTCATTAAGGTCTTTTTAATTATACTTATCGATGAGTTTTATAAATCATGTTAAGAGGAATGAAATTTGTCGAATACTAAAAGTAAAATAACTCTAATTGCGCTTACAATCCTGATTGTTTCAGTTCCATCTATGATTGCATGCGGGTTCATCCCGTTTGCTTATAGGTTCTGGCTATTTTCGTTTATTGCGGTGTTTTTGGTGCTCATATGCTTTACTCAAGGGATAGGAATAAAAAAGCTTGGTCTTCGTTTTGATAATCTAAGGCAATCCTTAATATGGAATACTATTGCTTTACTTCTTGTGCTAGCTTTTATTTTTGCAATATTTGCAGAAAATATTTTTCAACGGCAGGAAAAGGAGTTTTTTAACCATTTCTATTTGATATATGTATTGCTGATTGTTCCCGTGCAGGAATTCATTTTTCGAGGATTCGTTTTTGCTGAGTTGGATAAAGCCGGCATTAAAGGGCAGGCCGCACAGATTATAATTTCAGCAATTTTGTTCTCCTATGTTCATATAATTTACCGGAATCCCATTTTTTTAGTGGCCACTTTTCTTCTCGGTATAATATGGGGAATAACCTATAACCGACACCCGAATATAATTGGAACTATGGCGTCTCATGCGATTATTGGTATAATATCTTTTTATCTTGGGATTGTTTAAAACAAATTAGGACTAGTTAGGACTAGTAATGATAGTATTCGAAATTGACGGCGAATTTATTGAGTTATTCAAACTGCTCAAGGCCGAAGGCCTTTGCGAGAATGGTGCCCAGGCGAAAGCGGCGGTCAGTTCTGGTGAAGTTCTGGTTGGGGGCCAGGTCGAAACCCGTAAAAGACATAAGCTTCGTCCCGGGGTAATCGTCGAATATGCGGGGGAAACGATAAAAATTTCAAAAAAAATCGAATAAATCCCATAGGTTAGTTTATAGCCTTATCGAGAAGACAATAAATTTACTCGAAAGGGGAAAATTGTGGTAAACGGAACTGACTTACTGGGTGCAGGGCTTGGAGCAGGGCTAATAGTGCTTATCGTAGCATTGGTTTTGATTGAATTAGTGCTAAAGGGTATTGCGCTTTGGAAATCAGCCAGAATCGGTCAAACCGGCTGGTTTGTTTGCTTATTGATATTTAATACTGCCGGTTTATTGCCTTTGATTTATCTTCTAGCGGTTGCTAAACCAATTGAAAAAAGGCTCTCGCGAGAATAACCCTTTCGCGGATAAAAAGGCCTCCGAATTTTCGGAGGCCTTTTTAAACAGGTTTGTCTGGGTTATTCTTTAACGCCTTTATCGCCGAAGAAGACTCCCAGTTCGAAGAAAATGCCGCCCATTTCCGAAGGCTCGAAGGTTTTTTCAACAGTATCTCCGTCGGCTTCGATAAACCAGAATTTGCCTTCATCGCCTGCAAAAGGCATATGGTAACCAGTTGTAAGCTCGACTCCAACCGGTCCTAAGTCATAGGCTGCTGAAACCTGCGGGCGAATGAAGCCATAAAACGACATCTCTCCGTCATTGTCACCATTGTCGTCGTTGATGAATGTAATGATGGAGCCTCCGCCCACGGCGAGGCCGCCGGATAAATCTAGAGGCCCAAAGGTTGCATAAACTTCAGGTAGAACCGCAAGACGAGCATCGCCAAACCCGACACCGGATTCATCTTCGCTCATCACATCTTCGGAAGGCTCGCCTTTGGCATCAAAATAGCCCCCGGAGAGAATTCCACCGATTCTAAGGAAACGGTTAAGGACTCCCCATCCATGAATATCGAGGACGAGTTCATTTGTTGAGGAAAGTTCCTCATCTGGTATCATTGCTTCGTATGTTTCTTTCGCCGCTGTAGCATCGTTGAGCTGGTATCCAAAACTTATACTTGCTCCACCGCCCTTGTCTGCGAAAGCAACATGTGCGAGAAAAATCATTCCCATAATAATGAGAGTTTTCTTCATTTCGTCCCCTTTCTTTGAAGCTACAAGCTAATTGCCTATCTTTACAAACTTATTATATGGCTATTTTTATGCAAGTTTTTTTAAAAAATAATACTCTTTAAAAATAGGTTGTTAACATTAGTGAAAGAATAATCGATGGTTTCGTCCTTTATGATTATATATTGGAAAAGGGATTTTTTTGTGATTTAACTTATGGCATCTTTAAGGCGAAAGCTTTTGTTTACTGTGTTTTTAATCTAATACAATATCATCGAACTTCAGACTTTTCTAAAAGATACTTTTATTGTTTGTTTTTCTAAATCCAAATTCCCCTTGACTTTTATTGTAGTGGAAATTAAATTCGTTTATTAAAATTCGAAGTATGCTGACATAAGCGCGTAGTGAATTTCGCGTTTTGGTTATTGTTAGGATTTTGTTAAAGTCAAAGGAGCTGATATGACATTAAGGGGAGATTTTTTCTTATTCTCCGTTTTCCTGCTCTTAATCTTCGCTGCGTTGACAGCGAGTTCTACGCCTCCGGTTCCGGTTATGTTTGCACCGGCCGAAAGCGTTATTACTACATGCGAGGACGAAGAGGTTCACATCGACCTCACGAGCGGTAGCGATATCGACATTTCGACAATTGTCTTTTGGGTGAATAGCGATAGTTTTACCCTGGACGACGACGAGCTTCAACTCGTTAGCGACACGCTTTATTTCAGACCTAGCGGTTTCTATACTTATCAAACCGGTAATATAACCGTTTGCCTCGATAGCATTAGCGATACTATCGGTGTTTGGTCGGATGAGTATTGTTGGGATTTCTTTGTCGATCTCGAACCTCCGATTATGAGCAATGCTTCACCGATGAGTCCCCCCTCGATATCGGCCTTCAATTTCGACATCGAGATGGATATTGCCGACTTATTGCTTCCGGTAGATTCGACAACAATAGTTGTGCAAATTATTGCCGGCGACGAGACGACTATGGTCGATTACGACGAAAGCTATGTCGAATGGAATAATCCGACCCTTAGCTTTGATGCTCAAAGAACCGGCGCGATCTTCGAGGATGGCCAACAGGTAACTGTCCGCCTTATTGTGCGCGACCTTCCGCCTGTCACATCCGACTGTGCTGGCAATCTTCTCGACACATCGTTCACATTTACTCTTGCGGAAACGCCGTGTGATCGGTCACCAAATCCTATAACGCCTGGATTGCAAGACAATGTTAATGATGAGGTAATCTTTCAGTTTCCGAATATGCGCAAGGCCAATTCGGAGATACATGTCTTCATTTACGATCTTAAAAATAATCAAGTTGCAGACATCGATCAGCCAATCTCAGGCGAATGGCGCTGGGATGGTTTGGACACCGCTGGTGAACAACTCGGTCAAGGGACTTATATTTACTTGATCAAAGTGGACGATGAAACGCAATGTTCTGGAACCATTAATATCGCCCGATAGGAGGGAAAATGAGAATTAATAGGTATCTTATTGTAGCGATAGTTTTAGCAATGATGGTTTCTCCGCTCATTGCGCAAGTCGATCAGCTTGGCGCACGTCCATTGGGCGCGGGCGGTGCATATACAGCTATGTCGGCCGATGCTAACTCTTCAGTCTGGAACCCGGCCTCGATGGAGTCTTTCCGCAATCTTGCTTTTACTGCGAGTTTTGCGAGGCTCTATTTAGGTGTCGAAAATGATGGTCTGAACGAGGGCTTTGCTAGCTTGGTCAATCATCTCGGTTTATATGGTCAGTATGGTAGTTACGGCATTTCATTTGCCCAATACTTCTCTGATGTCTATAGCCAGATGCAGGTGACTTTGGGTTACGGCAAAAGGCTTTATGGCACTGTTGACGGAAATCAATTTTCTGTCGGAGCCAATTTAAAGCTGCTTCGCAGCGGTTTTAATGATGCTAATTTTTATAATTTCGATCCAACCGATGAGGTGTTCAGTTCGAGCTACAACAGCATGTCATATTCGGCAGATGCCGGTTTGTTTTTCCGTCCGGCTAATTGGATAAGTGTTGGCGCGGTCGTTCAAGACCTTCTTCAGCCGGATGTTTCGATTTCCGGTTCAGGAGAGGATGCCGACAAGCTTCCTATGAAGGTTCGTGGTGGGCTGGCCTTTCATTATAAAGGCTTCCATCCGACCGTCGATATCGAGTATGCGATGCGAGAAATAAATGGCGAATCGGACATGAAAATCCATGCTGGTATCGAGAAATGGTTCGGTAAGACCTTCGCCGTTCGCGCCGGCCTTAATCGAGATGAAGCGGCTCTCGGGCTTTCCTATATGCATTTTGGCGAGCGCCTTGGATGGGGAATCGATTATGCAGTTCTCTATCCCGCACTTAACGAGATGGCCTCGGATTTCTTAACCACACATCGAGTTGCGGTTAATCTAACACTGGACCCTCCACCAGAACCGATACGCGACCTCGAGTTGTCCGGTGAAGTTGTGGAGATTACGCCCAAGAGAGGCCTTATTGGCGGCGAGGTTGAGATTCGCACTATTATAGAAAACCGTGGCGAGATCGATGAAAATGGAGTTCGGGTAGCTGTTTATTACCAGAATCAACTGGACGAATGGAACCTCGCTGTCCCGGTCGAAAAATACGACTTCGGCGTGGCCGAAAGGGTTGCTCTTTCCTGGAAATGGACGCCTCCCGCCAAAGGACATTACACGATCTTCGTTAATATCGATGATAAGGGTGATAGGATCCCGGATATTCGCGGAAGGGTTCCTGAAGATGATGAAAGCAACAACACAGGCATGGGCGAATTCGATGTGTTCCTCACTCCTGAGGGCAACATCAAACCGCGCGATGAGCAGCTCAAGGTTAGTAAGCTTACGCTTTATCAAGAGGAAGAGCCACTTATTCCTGTGGTTTTCTATGGGAAGGAATCTGCGGATGTTGCTCAGCGCTATGATGGCATGCTTGCGACCGTGGCCGAACGACTCAAGACGAATCCCGATGTTTTAATTTATCTTCGCGGTTATTATGATGAGCTTTCCGAGCCTGGAGATAATAAAGAAAGCTTGGCAATTTCGAGAGCTCGTGGGGTTGAAACAAAGCTTAAGGCTATGGGTGCACCTGCGGCTCAGGTTAAAGTGATCGATAGCGGTTATTTCATGGGAAAATCTCGTGCCGGCAATCTTAGCAGCCAATGGATTGCACAGGATAAGAAACTCATGTCTGCGGAAAACCGCAGAGTGGAGCTTTCTGCATGGTTCCCGCAGGGCGTCGATTTCTTGGCCGAAGTTTCCTTAAACGGAAGCAGCCTCGGCACCGATGGCATCACTGCGCTCGGTGGGCAGATGACTGCGATTCAAAATATCCTGAACCGCAATCCAGAGGCCATTATTCTTGTCGAGAGCTTCTATAATTCAGAGGATGAAGCCTCTGCCGACCAAGGCTTTAAAAAAGCTATGGAGATTGGCAGGTATATCCGCGGGCAACTCGGAGAAGACCTCGGAGAACGCATTAAGATACATACTTCCTTTGAACCTGAAGCCGAAGTTGAAAAAATCCTCGTTTTCCCGAATTCAGAGGGTGTAATCTGGCGTCCGAAGGTCGGGGACAGAGTGTTCACCGATTATCAGGTAGAAGGCACAGAGGAAAACCTTGTTGAGATAGATGCCGCAGTGGATGCTGGCGTGGATAGCTTCGGTGTGGTTATCGTTAACGAAAAAGGCGATGTAATCCGCACGCTTGCCTATGGCAAGGGGGAAATTCCATCTGGTCTTGCATGGGATTGGCGCGATAACTCCGGCGAGCTTCTGGATTTCGACAATAAATATTTTGCAAAGCTCGACATTCGCGATAATATGGGAGAGACTTTCCTCACATATTCCGACACAATGGAGATTCAAGTGACACACCAGGCTAAACGCATCGAGAGCCTTGTTATTGTTCTCTTCCGTTTCGATGAGGATGTCCCCGAATCCAAGTTCCTCGAAACCCGTGTTGAATATGTTGCACGTCGATTTATCGAGAGAGCGGATAAAAAGAACACCAGCGTTATGGCGCTAGTTACTGGCCATGCAGACTCTATTGGCCCTGAGTATGATAATATTGCACTTTCCAAGAAGCGGTCTGAGAGAGAGTTGAACACTCTGAAGAATTACATGATGTATCAACTCGATTTCGATACCAAAGACCAACTCGATAAATGGCTTTCGGACAGGCATGTTACGCTCGAGGCTAAAGGCTTTGGCGAATCAAAGCCCTATGAGATACTTCGCTGGACAGGTGAGACGGTCGAACGTGTTCTTCTTGGGGATAATGCTTATCCCGAGGGTAGAACAGTTAACCGCAGGGTTCTTTTGGAAGTGGAAAGCAGAAGAATCACCGAATAGGAATCAAATATAATAATTAGAGGGCGGCTTTTTTAGCCGCCTTTTTTTATTTTATAGCCAATAGTATAAAAAATATAGGTTTTGTATTGAATTTACATTATGTATATTAGTGAGTACTTTAAATATGCTACTTGGAGGTTGCAATGTTTAGGATAGTTGTTGTGGCTGTTTTATTTTTCTTGTTTTTCATCCCCGTGCTTTTTGCCAACACGACATATGTCTTTGGTGGGGAGATCGCTAGCGGGATTTGGATTAAGGAATTTTCTCCTTATAAAATTCTAGATTCAATAAGGTTATCGAATGGAAACGGCCTTTATATAGAACATGGTTGCGAGC
It encodes:
- the traF gene encoding conjugal transfer protein TraF, with the translated sequence MRINRYLIVAIVLAMMVSPLIAQVDQLGARPLGAGGAYTAMSADANSSVWNPASMESFRNLAFTASFARLYLGVENDGLNEGFASLVNHLGLYGQYGSYGISFAQYFSDVYSQMQVTLGYGKRLYGTVDGNQFSVGANLKLLRSGFNDANFYNFDPTDEVFSSSYNSMSYSADAGLFFRPANWISVGAVVQDLLQPDVSISGSGEDADKLPMKVRGGLAFHYKGFHPTVDIEYAMREINGESDMKIHAGIEKWFGKTFAVRAGLNRDEAALGLSYMHFGERLGWGIDYAVLYPALNEMASDFLTTHRVAVNLTLDPPPEPIRDLELSGEVVEITPKRGLIGGEVEIRTIIENRGEIDENGVRVAVYYQNQLDEWNLAVPVEKYDFGVAERVALSWKWTPPAKGHYTIFVNIDDKGDRIPDIRGRVPEDDESNNTGMGEFDVFLTPEGNIKPRDEQLKVSKLTLYQEEEPLIPVVFYGKESADVAQRYDGMLATVAERLKTNPDVLIYLRGYYDELSEPGDNKESLAISRARGVETKLKAMGAPAAQVKVIDSGYFMGKSRAGNLSSQWIAQDKKLMSAENRRVELSAWFPQGVDFLAEVSLNGSSLGTDGITALGGQMTAIQNILNRNPEAIILVESFYNSEDEASADQGFKKAMEIGRYIRGQLGEDLGERIKIHTSFEPEAEVEKILVFPNSEGVIWRPKVGDRVFTDYQVEGTEENLVEIDAAVDAGVDSFGVVIVNEKGDVIRTLAYGKGEIPSGLAWDWRDNSGELLDFDNKYFAKLDIRDNMGETFLTYSDTMEIQVTHQAKRIESLVIVLFRFDEDVPESKFLETRVEYVARRFIERADKKNTSVMALVTGHADSIGPEYDNIALSKKRSERELNTLKNYMMYQLDFDTKDQLDKWLSDRHVTLEAKGFGESKPYEILRWTGETVERVLLGDNAYPEGRTVNRRVLLEVESRRITE
- a CDS encoding RNA-binding S4 domain-containing protein — its product is MIVFEIDGEFIELFKLLKAEGLCENGAQAKAAVSSGEVLVGGQVETRKRHKLRPGVIVEYAGETIKISKKIE
- a CDS encoding CPBP family intramembrane metalloprotease, coding for MSNTKSKITLIALTILIVSVPSMIACGFIPFAYRFWLFSFIAVFLVLICFTQGIGIKKLGLRFDNLRQSLIWNTIALLLVLAFIFAIFAENIFQRQEKEFFNHFYLIYVLLIVPVQEFIFRGFVFAELDKAGIKGQAAQIIISAILFSYVHIIYRNPIFLVATFLLGIIWGITYNRHPNIIGTMASHAIIGIISFYLGIV
- a CDS encoding DUF1015 domain-containing protein, with the translated sequence MIDVRPFKGFRPKPEYAQNIASLPYDVLSSEEARAVAKDNPLSYLHVVKPEIDLPENTDLYSDEVYKQGSINLKRLINAGYMCQDSQPRYYIYRQIMCDHTQVGLVALASVEEYDKDIIKKHELTRKKKEDDRTKHISTQNAQSGPVFLTYRHCDEIDRTIAEFIKKKATVDFVAEDGIRHTLWVIDDPSVETTIRNEFKKIEYIYVADGHHRSASASRVCAERKAQNQNHTGEEEYNFFLSVIFPDNQMKILDYNRVVKDLVGLSKEDFIGKVTENFEIEKMGAKAYRPKALHKFGMFLDGIWYKLTAKEGSFDASDPVKSLDVAILQENLLAPTLNIGDPRTDERVGFIGGIRGLGELEKLIDSKKWAVAFAMFPTGIDQLIAIADASKIMPPKSTWFEPKLRSGMVVHLLD